In a single window of the Eleginops maclovinus isolate JMC-PN-2008 ecotype Puerto Natales chromosome 6, JC_Emac_rtc_rv5, whole genome shotgun sequence genome:
- the lyn gene encoding tyrosine-protein kinase Lyn isoform X2: MGCMESTLSPNRKIPDQPVRTDNTHYVRDPTSSTDKNIDLLPGQVLQQLEENKEVCQIVIGLYPYEATHPDDLGFKKGEKMKVLEAHGDWWKAVSMVTNKAGFIPGNYVAQADTIETKEWFFKDITRKDAERQLLAPANKPGSYLIRESETQKGSYSLSIRDFDAKGTESVKHYKIRMLDNGGYYISPKISFSDIGAMIKHYHNKADGLCRKLDRACVKPKAQKPWDKDAWEISKDSIRMIKKLGAGQFGEVWMACYNNLTTVAVKTLKPGTMTVEAFLEEANIMKTLQHNRLVRLYAVVTKIQPILIITEFLANGSLLDFLKSDEGCKLNLPKLIDFSAQIAEGMAYIEVKKYIHRDLRAANVLVSESLLCKIADFGLARVIEDDEYSAREGAKFPIKWTAPEAINYGSFTIKSDMWSFGVLLYEIITYGKIPYPGMTKGEVMSSVQRGYRMPQPDNCPEELYAIMMSCWKHKPEDRPTFEYLQSVLGDFYTATEEQYQQQP; this comes from the exons ATGGGCTGTATGGAGTCCACGCTAAGTCCGAATAGGAAgatccctgatcagcctgtaCGTACTGACAATACACACTATGTCAGAGACCCCACCTCCAGTACAGATAAAAACATA GACCTGTTACCTGGGCAGGTGTTACAACAGTTGGAAG AAAACAAGGAGGTTTGTCAAATTGTGATTGGCCTTTACCCATATGAAGCTACACATCCCGACGACTTAGGATTCAAGAAAGGAGAAAAGATGAAAGTCTTGGAGGC ACATGGGGATTGGTGGAAAGCAGTGTCAATGGTAACCAACAAAGCAGGATTCATCCCGGGCAATTATGTGGCCCAAGCTGACACCATAGAAACAAAAGA GTGGTTTTTCAAGGACATCACAAGAAAGGATGCAGAGAGGCAGCTGTTGGCACCTGCAAACAAACCAGGCTCTTATCTCATCAGGGAAAGTGAAACACAAAAAG GAAGTTACTCATTGTCCATCAGAGACTTTGATGCCAAAGGGACAGAATCAGTCAAACATTATAAGATTAGGATGCTGGATAACGGCGGTTACTACATCTCTCCTAAAATCTCCTTCAGTGACATCGGTGCAATGATCAAACACTACCATA ACAAAGCGGATGGCCTGTGTCGTAAACTGGACCGTGCATGTGTGAAACCCAAAGCTCAGAAACCTTGGGATAAAGATGCCTGGGAGATTTCTAAAGATTCTATTAGGATGATAAAAAAACTGGGAGCAGGACAGTTTGGAGAAGTCTGGATGG CTTGCTACAACAACTTAACAACTGTGGCGGTGAAGACCCTGAAGCCAGGCACCATGACGGTCGAAGCCTTCTTGGAAGAAGCCAATATCATGAAGACACTGCAGCACAACAGGCTGGTGCGGCTTTATGCTGTTGTCACTAAGATACAACCCATCTTAATCATCACAGAATTCCTGGCAAATG GGAGCCTACTAGACTTCTTAAAGAGTGACGAAGGATGCAAACTGAATTTACCCAAGCTCATTGATTTCTCAGCGCAG ATTGCAGAGGGCATGGCGTATATAGAGGTGAAGAAATATATCCACAGAGATCTGAGAGCGGCTAATGTCCTGGTGTCAGAGAGTCTGCTCTGCAAAATCGCTGACTTTGGACTGGCAAGAGTCATAGAGGATGACGAATACTCTGCCAGAGAGG GAGCCAAATTCCCCATTAAGTGGACGGCTCCAGAGGCTATCAACTACGGATCCTTCACCATCAAGTCTGACATGTGGTCCTTTGGAGTTCTGCTCTATGAGATTATAACCTACGGGAAAATCCCATACCcag GTATGACCAAAGGAGAGGTGATGTCTTCAGTGCAGCGTGGCTACAGGATGCCTCAACCTGACAACTGTCCCGAGGAGCTCTACGCCATCATGATGTCCTGCTGGAAGCACAAACCTGAAGACAGACCCACATTTGAGTACTTGCAGAGTGTCCTGGGCGACTTCTACACTGCCACAGAGGAACAATACCAGCAACAACCATAG
- the lyn gene encoding tyrosine-protein kinase Lyn isoform X1, with product MGCMESTLSPNRKIPDQPDLLPGQVLQQLEENKEVCQIVIGLYPYEATHPDDLGFKKGEKMKVLEAHGDWWKAVSMVTNKAGFIPGNYVAQADTIETKEWFFKDITRKDAERQLLAPANKPGSYLIRESETQKGSYSLSIRDFDAKGTESVKHYKIRMLDNGGYYISPKISFSDIGAMIKHYHNKADGLCRKLDRACVKPKAQKPWDKDAWEISKDSIRMIKKLGAGQFGEVWMACYNNLTTVAVKTLKPGTMTVEAFLEEANIMKTLQHNRLVRLYAVVTKIQPILIITEFLANGSLLDFLKSDEGCKLNLPKLIDFSAQIAEGMAYIEVKKYIHRDLRAANVLVSESLLCKIADFGLARVIEDDEYSAREGAKFPIKWTAPEAINYGSFTIKSDMWSFGVLLYEIITYGKIPYPGMTKGEVMSSVQRGYRMPQPDNCPEELYAIMMSCWKHKPEDRPTFEYLQSVLGDFYTATEEQYQQQP from the exons ATGGGCTGTATGGAGTCCACGCTAAGTCCGAATAGGAAgatccctgatcagcct GACCTGTTACCTGGGCAGGTGTTACAACAGTTGGAAG AAAACAAGGAGGTTTGTCAAATTGTGATTGGCCTTTACCCATATGAAGCTACACATCCCGACGACTTAGGATTCAAGAAAGGAGAAAAGATGAAAGTCTTGGAGGC ACATGGGGATTGGTGGAAAGCAGTGTCAATGGTAACCAACAAAGCAGGATTCATCCCGGGCAATTATGTGGCCCAAGCTGACACCATAGAAACAAAAGA GTGGTTTTTCAAGGACATCACAAGAAAGGATGCAGAGAGGCAGCTGTTGGCACCTGCAAACAAACCAGGCTCTTATCTCATCAGGGAAAGTGAAACACAAAAAG GAAGTTACTCATTGTCCATCAGAGACTTTGATGCCAAAGGGACAGAATCAGTCAAACATTATAAGATTAGGATGCTGGATAACGGCGGTTACTACATCTCTCCTAAAATCTCCTTCAGTGACATCGGTGCAATGATCAAACACTACCATA ACAAAGCGGATGGCCTGTGTCGTAAACTGGACCGTGCATGTGTGAAACCCAAAGCTCAGAAACCTTGGGATAAAGATGCCTGGGAGATTTCTAAAGATTCTATTAGGATGATAAAAAAACTGGGAGCAGGACAGTTTGGAGAAGTCTGGATGG CTTGCTACAACAACTTAACAACTGTGGCGGTGAAGACCCTGAAGCCAGGCACCATGACGGTCGAAGCCTTCTTGGAAGAAGCCAATATCATGAAGACACTGCAGCACAACAGGCTGGTGCGGCTTTATGCTGTTGTCACTAAGATACAACCCATCTTAATCATCACAGAATTCCTGGCAAATG GGAGCCTACTAGACTTCTTAAAGAGTGACGAAGGATGCAAACTGAATTTACCCAAGCTCATTGATTTCTCAGCGCAG ATTGCAGAGGGCATGGCGTATATAGAGGTGAAGAAATATATCCACAGAGATCTGAGAGCGGCTAATGTCCTGGTGTCAGAGAGTCTGCTCTGCAAAATCGCTGACTTTGGACTGGCAAGAGTCATAGAGGATGACGAATACTCTGCCAGAGAGG GAGCCAAATTCCCCATTAAGTGGACGGCTCCAGAGGCTATCAACTACGGATCCTTCACCATCAAGTCTGACATGTGGTCCTTTGGAGTTCTGCTCTATGAGATTATAACCTACGGGAAAATCCCATACCcag GTATGACCAAAGGAGAGGTGATGTCTTCAGTGCAGCGTGGCTACAGGATGCCTCAACCTGACAACTGTCCCGAGGAGCTCTACGCCATCATGATGTCCTGCTGGAAGCACAAACCTGAAGACAGACCCACATTTGAGTACTTGCAGAGTGTCCTGGGCGACTTCTACACTGCCACAGAGGAACAATACCAGCAACAACCATAG
- the LOC134865665 gene encoding cAMP-dependent protein kinase inhibitor alpha-like: MSDVEATYADFIASGRTGRRNAMHDILQSPSDPDGRELPLTLSLSQLHINAGGGDGDDTEDSQSSSSSAHREMGQRNS, encoded by the exons ATGTCTGATGTTGAGGCCACGTACGCAGACTTCATCGCCTCTGGCAGGACGGGACGCAGGAACGCCATGCACGACATTCTGCAGAGTCCCAGCGACCCTGATGGGAGAGAACTGCCCCTCACCCTGTCTCTGTCCCAGCTGCACATCAacgcaggaggaggag ATGGAGACGACACTGAGGACAGCCAGAGCTCTTCGTCCTCGGCACACAGGGAGATGGGGCAGAGGAACAGCTAA